The following is a genomic window from Bacillus sp. V2I10.
AGAGCCAAATAAACGCCCCTGTCAACGGTAAATGTCTGACTGGAACAGAGTGGAAGGAATTTAAGGAGTTGACAGGTTTACCACACCCCAAACAGTTTGATCATTTTCTACCTATGTTGTTCAACAATCGCGCCCGATTCTGGAATAACAGAAGAGCTTCAATTAGCTATTGCTGTAATCGTTTATTAAGTCCATCTAATAAAACTTGAAGACCAAATTCAAATTGTTTGTCACTATTTATGGATACTGAATAATCAGCAAGTTCAACTAAAGACGGATATTTACTAACAGGTAAAGACTGAAACATATTTCTTGCCTGTTCAAAAGCTTCATTAACCTCTAATCCTTGGATTTTAGCTATTTGAACCTGTATCATTTCATCTCTTACAAATGAAAGAACATAATTATTAAATAAACTAGCCGTAGCTGGAACATCCTCTGACCTAAAACCAGCATTAATAAGAATTCGGTATATATTCTCAATTAATTGAAGTCGATCAGGAGTCATTGGTACTGTTTCGGTCATTATTTCTACTGAATCCCGAATAGACAACAATGCTTGTCGAAACTCATTCCCAAGTTCAATGAGCTGCTCATACCATTCTTTAGACGAATCAGGAAATGAGATATTTTTAGAGATCTGCTCAGATAATAACTGTAATAATTCATATTTATTTTCGATGTGCCAATATAGAGATGCAGCACTTGTATTAAGGGCGTTCGCCACATTTCTCATAGACAGTTTTTTTAAGCCATCTTTATTAATCAAGTCGATCGCTGTTTGAATAATTTTACTTTGATCCAGCGATTCATATTCTGAATTTTGTTTTTTTCTAGCCATTTGTATACCTCCTATACCCATTGACAATATTAACATTTATGCCTTAAACTTAACACTGTTAAACAAAAAATTAACAGTGTTAAATTAATGGGGTGATTAAATATTGAAAGGGAATAATAAGAAAAACAAATTAAATCAAAGAAATTGGTTACTAATTTTTCATTTAATTTCAACCGTTCTATTTGTTGGAGGCAGCTTTACTCAATGGATTCTTTTGATTTCAGCTTTAACAACAAATACGCCTGATGTTTTAAAGGTTTCTCATCATCTAATGCATATTGTGGACCTATCATTGATAATACCTGGTCTTTTAGGAGTCATTATTACTGGTATATTCCTGTCTCTCAAGACACACTGGGGATTTTTTAAACATTACTGGATTATTACTAAAGAAATCATAACTTTAATTACTATAGGGATAGGTAGTATTTTAAATATCTGGGTTCAAGGTTCAATTAAAATTACTACTGAAAAAGGATTAAATGCGCTGGATGATCCAATATATCTTCATGACCGAAATATGCTAATAATCAGTGCCGCCATTCAGACCTCATTATTGGTTTTTGTCATTGTTATTTCTGTTTTGAAGCCAAACGGAAGGGAAAAACAAATTCGGTAAACTCATAAATTATTGCTTATTAACAAATACAGCTAAAGTGTCAAAAACCTCGTTGAGATTCAACGAGGTTTACAATTAATCAATAATGAAGGGTCTTTATTTCAATATAACCCAAAAGTAAAAAGTAACTTTCCTATAGAAATGCGCCCGATTGCGGAAGATCGTTTTACTGTATGTTGACTGTACTTTTATTCCTGAAAAGCCCCCGCTTGTTCAATAAAAAATAAGAGGCTTAATATTAATTTAGGAGGATAGAAAAATAATATATAGGATTAGTTTAACTTTATTACTATAAATCCAAAACACCGTCCAACAATGAACGGTGTATGAATTACTTTATTATTTTTTCATTGTGGTTTACTTTTTTTCCATGACTGCAAAGTAATTTTCTTCATTATCGGCAAAGTTAAATACCCTACCAGAAGGCATATTTACAATTTCACCGACTTTGATATTTTTATTGGATAAATCGGTATATAATTCATCAAAGTTTTCCGAG
Proteins encoded in this region:
- a CDS encoding TetR/AcrR family transcriptional regulator; the protein is MARKKQNSEYESLDQSKIIQTAIDLINKDGLKKLSMRNVANALNTSAASLYWHIENKYELLQLLSEQISKNISFPDSSKEWYEQLIELGNEFRQALLSIRDSVEIMTETVPMTPDRLQLIENIYRILINAGFRSEDVPATASLFNNYVLSFVRDEMIQVQIAKIQGLEVNEAFEQARNMFQSLPVSKYPSLVELADYSVSINSDKQFEFGLQVLLDGLNKRLQQ
- a CDS encoding DUF2269 family protein, which gives rise to MKGNNKKNKLNQRNWLLIFHLISTVLFVGGSFTQWILLISALTTNTPDVLKVSHHLMHIVDLSLIIPGLLGVIITGIFLSLKTHWGFFKHYWIITKEIITLITIGIGSILNIWVQGSIKITTEKGLNALDDPIYLHDRNMLIISAAIQTSLLVFVIVISVLKPNGREKQIR